A window of the Butyricimonas virosa genome harbors these coding sequences:
- a CDS encoding TlpA disulfide reductase family protein: MKQRKISSIAIFLIGMGIMGCTSSEGYKIRGTIGDVQEGKVTLVTYNGKMCDTLSVAEIKDGKFEMQGSVPELTVGIMSVEGVFAQTVIYLEDKEYEVKLDPGNLGFSEISGGGDTQQLANKYLAIDINLSKAVAQVRDEYMVAIRNPESEHFLQLKGFVDSLQQAADVEKEAFLTQHADSYIALCELANRAERLPLDELKKRFGLLSAELQQNALGKAINEQICKKEALAAGQVAPDFTVQNAEGKSFTLYSIKAKMKIIDFWASWCAPCRALTPQLKKLYEEFHDRGLEIVGISMDDDKEKWVKAIEEENLVWIQGSNLEGFKRENSLCQLYNITNGIPHLVLIDENNRIITAGAKVEPLRNEIMKIFQK; this comes from the coding sequence ATGAAACAAAGAAAAATTAGTTCTATTGCGATCTTTTTGATCGGGATGGGGATTATGGGATGTACTTCTTCTGAAGGATATAAAATACGAGGAACAATAGGAGATGTGCAAGAGGGAAAAGTTACTCTTGTTACTTATAACGGAAAAATGTGTGATACGTTGTCTGTGGCAGAGATTAAGGATGGGAAATTCGAGATGCAAGGGAGTGTTCCCGAATTGACGGTGGGAATCATGTCGGTTGAGGGGGTGTTTGCTCAGACCGTAATTTATTTAGAGGATAAGGAGTACGAGGTGAAATTGGATCCTGGTAATCTGGGATTCAGTGAAATTTCGGGTGGTGGTGACACGCAGCAACTTGCCAATAAATATTTGGCTATCGACATCAACCTGTCGAAAGCTGTCGCTCAGGTGCGGGATGAATATATGGTAGCAATCAGGAATCCTGAAAGTGAACATTTCCTGCAATTGAAAGGGTTTGTGGATTCTCTGCAGCAGGCTGCCGATGTGGAGAAAGAAGCGTTTCTGACTCAACATGCAGACTCCTATATCGCCCTATGTGAACTGGCCAATAGGGCCGAGAGGCTCCCTTTGGATGAATTGAAAAAACGATTCGGTCTGTTGTCCGCAGAGTTGCAGCAAAATGCTTTAGGGAAAGCGATAAATGAGCAAATATGTAAAAAGGAGGCTTTAGCCGCGGGACAGGTGGCTCCGGATTTTACCGTGCAGAATGCGGAGGGGAAATCTTTTACCTTATATTCGATTAAGGCTAAAATGAAGATTATTGATTTTTGGGCTTCGTGGTGTGCACCTTGTCGGGCACTTACTCCTCAGTTGAAAAAGCTCTATGAGGAGTTTCACGACCGGGGGCTTGAAATCGTGGGGATTTCTATGGATGATGACAAGGAAAAGTGGGTAAAAGCGATAGAAGAGGAGAATTTGGTCTGGATTCAAGGATCTAATTTGGAGGGGTTTAAGCGGGAAAACTCTTTGTGTCAACTGTATAATATCACCAACGGGATCCCTCATCTTGTGTTAATTGATGAGAATAATCGTATTATTACAGCAGGGGCGAAAGTGGAACCCTTGCGAAATGAAATCATGAAAATCTTTCAAAAATAA
- a CDS encoding ATP-binding protein, translating to MKFYNRASELAELQRIQNLSFSDYSRLTVVTGRRRIGKTSLIMKSVEGLSTIYLFVGRKSEATLCSEFIPIISQSLDTFIPAEIRTFRSLFQYLMELASRKPFNLVIDEFQEFYNINESVYSDMQNIWDTYRKKSKMNLIVSGSIYSLMQKIFQNNKEPLFGRADNIIKLSAFDLNTLKEIMRDYNPSYTNDDLLALYTFTGGVPKYVELFCDNITLNIDEMISFMVRENSPFTDEGKNLLIEEFGKNYATYFSILSAISGGVNTQPEIETALGDKSIGGQIKRLIEDYNIIVRQRPILAKEGSQAVRYEIQDNFIRFWFNYFDRYRSLIEIKNFIGLQAIIKSDYPTYSGIMLERYFKQQFAESFQYRAIGSWWEPKGNQNEIDIVALKLEKNQAVAAEVKRQKKNFKPEFLAAKVEHLKNKLLPKYQIDRVCLSLEDM from the coding sequence ATGAAGTTTTATAATAGAGCAAGTGAATTGGCAGAGTTGCAACGAATACAAAATTTATCGTTCAGCGACTATTCTCGTCTGACAGTAGTAACCGGAAGAAGAAGGATTGGTAAGACTAGCCTTATTATGAAGTCAGTTGAAGGCTTATCGACTATCTATCTGTTTGTTGGTCGTAAAAGCGAAGCAACGCTTTGCTCCGAATTTATTCCTATTATCAGTCAATCGCTTGATACTTTTATTCCTGCTGAAATACGCACCTTTCGGTCTTTGTTCCAATATCTAATGGAGTTGGCTTCGCGGAAACCGTTCAATCTTGTTATAGATGAATTTCAGGAGTTCTACAACATCAACGAATCGGTGTATAGCGATATGCAGAATATATGGGACACCTATCGAAAGAAATCAAAAATGAATCTGATTGTATCCGGTTCTATTTATTCATTGATGCAGAAAATATTCCAGAACAATAAAGAGCCTCTATTCGGTAGAGCAGACAATATCATCAAATTATCGGCTTTTGATTTAAACACGCTGAAAGAAATTATGCGTGATTACAATCCAAGTTACACCAATGATGATTTGCTTGCGCTCTATACCTTTACAGGTGGAGTTCCTAAGTATGTTGAGTTGTTTTGCGACAACATCACATTGAACATAGACGAGATGATTTCATTTATGGTTCGGGAAAACTCTCCTTTTACCGATGAAGGGAAAAACCTGTTGATAGAAGAGTTTGGGAAAAACTATGCCACCTATTTCTCTATCCTGAGTGCCATTTCGGGCGGTGTCAATACACAACCCGAAATAGAAACTGCATTAGGGGATAAAAGCATAGGCGGTCAAATCAAACGACTGATTGAAGATTACAACATTATTGTTCGTCAACGCCCAATATTGGCAAAAGAGGGAAGTCAAGCTGTTCGATATGAGATACAGGACAACTTTATTCGTTTTTGGTTCAATTATTTCGACCGTTATCGCTCCTTGATAGAGATAAAGAACTTTATTGGTTTGCAGGCTATTATCAAATCAGACTACCCGACTTATTCGGGCATCATGCTGGAAAGATATTTCAAACAGCAGTTTGCTGAAAGTTTCCAGTACAGAGCCATTGGTTCATGGTGGGAACCTAAAGGTAATCAGAACGAAATTGATATTGTTGCTCTGAAATTGGAGAAAAATCAAGCAGTAGCAGCAGAAGTAAAGCGACAAAAGAAGAACTTCAAGCCAGAGTTCTTGGCAGCAAAAGTAGAGCATCTTAAGAATAAGTTATTGCCAAAATATCAGATTGATAGGGTTTGCCTATCGTTGGAGGATATGTAG
- a CDS encoding S9 family peptidase, protein MKKFIVYLFFLNLSCGLFAQNANYEQAEKAKSNRLPWNSDQLTPFFTQGSDDFWFREVKEGEEKYYYVDLKARKVEKLWDPVYLAAEMEKATGRKYDPKKFGFWKIYFNKGGEILNWMDGNVIFEYNRKTRKLSYTKKEINPSDMMPRRMRFDTGISPDGRYQVFGKEHNAYIRDLQDSTVVQLTFDGIPGFSYTDERETTKEVPLAPLWFDDSKNFCLFRQDLRGLGEVSYINCLKGRPLAQNSPIILVGDSVVLYNEITLYDVSTKTQKKVKIDKWQDQQMRILHSDTKANKLYLERRNRRNTMLDVCEVDLSTGDVKVIIHEEGDPYIGIELASITFLNDYKDIIWWSERTGHGHLYHYDGEGNLKNVITSGNWTAGKVVSIDEKNRTVYFQAYGVTPGENPSYAKICKANVDGKGKMVVLTPEEATHNVIFCPSKRFIIDAFSRPDLPYQFTVRDTRQGDLVFKLSELDLNDMYKQGWKMPETFSVKAADGETDLYGVMWKPFDFDSTKRYPIISCVYPGPQTDNVPLTFEVGSTNEALAQVGFIVVAFNHRGGLPLRGREYHSFGYNSIRDHALADDKCGLEQLIARHSFIDGDRVGIYGHSGGGMMSTAAICTYPDFYKACVSSAGNHDNNIYSQFFVESHYAIDEEVKVIEEKLETKDGRDSVIMREKTFYSVNLPTNMELAKNLKGHLMLIVGGMDGNVHPVQTIRMVDAFINHGKDVEFVLLPRGRHSYDGVSAWYFENKLRSHFAKYLLGDFKSSGFYDIEINEYEQIIK, encoded by the coding sequence ATGAAGAAATTTATTGTTTATTTGTTCTTTCTTAATTTGTCGTGTGGTTTATTTGCCCAAAATGCAAATTATGAACAAGCAGAAAAAGCCAAGTCAAATAGGCTCCCTTGGAATAGTGATCAATTAACTCCATTTTTCACTCAGGGGAGCGATGATTTTTGGTTTCGGGAAGTGAAAGAGGGAGAAGAAAAATATTATTATGTGGATTTAAAGGCGAGAAAGGTAGAGAAGTTATGGGATCCGGTTTACTTGGCTGCTGAAATGGAAAAAGCCACGGGAAGGAAATATGATCCGAAGAAATTTGGTTTTTGGAAAATTTATTTCAACAAGGGAGGGGAAATACTCAATTGGATGGACGGAAATGTTATATTCGAATATAACCGGAAGACTAGAAAATTGAGTTACACGAAAAAGGAGATTAACCCTTCCGATATGATGCCTAGGAGGATGAGGTTTGATACCGGCATTTCACCTGATGGAAGGTATCAGGTTTTTGGTAAAGAGCATAATGCTTATATCCGGGACTTACAAGATTCTACCGTGGTGCAATTAACCTTTGATGGAATCCCCGGGTTTAGTTACACGGATGAGAGGGAGACGACAAAAGAAGTTCCTTTGGCACCTCTTTGGTTTGATGATTCTAAAAACTTTTGTCTGTTTCGTCAAGATTTACGTGGTTTGGGAGAGGTTTCTTACATAAATTGTTTGAAGGGACGGCCATTGGCTCAGAATTCACCAATAATTTTAGTCGGAGATTCTGTTGTGCTGTACAATGAAATAACGCTATATGACGTGAGCACAAAGACGCAAAAGAAAGTGAAAATTGATAAGTGGCAGGATCAGCAAATGAGGATACTTCATTCGGATACGAAAGCAAATAAACTCTATCTGGAACGTAGAAATAGGCGAAATACGATGTTGGACGTTTGTGAAGTAGATCTTTCGACCGGAGATGTAAAAGTCATTATTCATGAAGAAGGGGATCCGTATATCGGCATTGAATTAGCTTCGATCACGTTCTTAAATGATTATAAGGATATAATCTGGTGGTCAGAGCGTACGGGGCATGGACATCTTTACCATTACGACGGGGAAGGTAACTTGAAAAATGTTATAACCTCGGGTAACTGGACGGCAGGAAAAGTCGTCTCGATAGACGAGAAAAACCGGACGGTTTATTTTCAAGCGTATGGCGTTACTCCCGGGGAAAATCCCAGTTACGCGAAGATTTGTAAAGCTAACGTTGACGGGAAGGGAAAAATGGTTGTTCTCACTCCTGAAGAAGCAACGCATAATGTTATATTCTGCCCAAGTAAAAGGTTTATAATAGATGCTTTTTCACGTCCGGATCTTCCCTATCAATTTACGGTGAGGGATACTCGGCAGGGTGATCTGGTTTTTAAGTTGAGTGAACTGGACTTGAATGATATGTATAAACAAGGGTGGAAGATGCCTGAGACTTTTTCAGTGAAAGCTGCAGATGGAGAAACAGATTTGTATGGTGTCATGTGGAAACCTTTCGATTTTGATTCCACGAAACGATACCCGATTATTTCTTGTGTATACCCCGGGCCGCAGACGGATAATGTCCCGTTAACATTTGAAGTGGGATCTACGAATGAGGCTTTGGCTCAGGTTGGCTTTATCGTTGTTGCTTTCAATCATCGGGGTGGACTCCCGCTCCGGGGACGAGAGTATCATTCCTTCGGTTACAATAGTATTCGTGATCATGCTTTGGCAGACGATAAATGTGGCTTGGAGCAGTTGATAGCTCGTCATTCTTTCATAGACGGTGATCGAGTGGGGATATACGGGCATTCCGGGGGAGGAATGATGTCTACCGCCGCGATTTGTACTTATCCCGATTTTTATAAAGCATGTGTATCATCGGCGGGAAATCATGATAATAATATTTACTCGCAATTTTTTGTCGAGAGTCATTATGCTATCGACGAGGAAGTGAAGGTGATAGAGGAGAAACTCGAAACGAAAGACGGGCGAGATTCCGTGATCATGCGTGAAAAAACGTTTTATTCCGTGAATTTGCCCACGAATATGGAGCTGGCTAAAAATCTGAAAGGCCATTTAATGCTTATTGTCGGCGGTATGGATGGGAATGTTCATCCGGTGCAAACGATTCGCATGGTGGATGCTTTCATTAATCATGGTAAAGATGTGGAGTTCGTGTTGTTGCCACGCGGGCGGCACTCGTATGATGGGGTTTCTGCCTGGTATTTTGAGAATAAGTTGCGTTCGCATTTTGCAAAATATTTGTTGGGGGATTTTAAGTCTTCCGGTTTTTATGATATTGAAATAAATGAGTATGAACAAATAATAAAATGA
- a CDS encoding RagB/SusD family nutrient uptake outer membrane protein translates to MNRMIKYGLLVTMFFMASCGDFLEPKSQSEYVPKLVKSLDELLLGEVYMGPGYSDGQFYGVLGLFDDDVAIRPDWKANASEEEKINKIRMAYTWAKNMKDEFSGYNTYGEVYKKILGCNSVLDYIDEVQGSEEERNRVMAQALAFRGYFYFHLINLYGKPYSVGKDSPGVPLKLTAEMGTSGMKRNTVEEVYTRIIQDLLEAERLFKTLPEGEWSLQNNRINLPCVQLLISRVYLYMENWAQALAYGEKVITDYGYEVLDLNGEPLPNEKMNPTYRSYYTWENPEIIFLFGNQGDVLELPLTRVYYSGDKGFTSYIPVVASDNLIRTYDLTDLRRDHYLMWEVIDYGYTPRYKKAVSKFEAVSNYNIEVSWNGGKWGVAFKVTEAYLNAAEGAAMLYKETGNGEFQMKAQALLDKLRVKRFSAAAFVSTDISAADELIAFVRDERRRELCFENHRWFDLRRYGMEEIKHVWYDASGNSSEYVLEKNDPGFTLQLPNEAFEYNSGLEQNEPRK, encoded by the coding sequence ATGAATAGAATGATAAAATACGGGTTATTGGTGACCATGTTTTTTATGGCATCATGTGGTGATTTCTTGGAGCCTAAATCCCAGAGTGAATATGTTCCCAAATTAGTTAAATCATTAGACGAATTGTTGCTGGGAGAAGTATATATGGGACCGGGATATAGTGATGGGCAGTTTTACGGGGTGTTGGGGTTATTCGATGACGATGTGGCTATTCGGCCGGATTGGAAGGCGAATGCTTCCGAGGAAGAGAAGATAAATAAAATCCGGATGGCTTACACGTGGGCTAAAAACATGAAAGATGAGTTTAGTGGATATAATACCTACGGGGAAGTGTACAAAAAAATTCTTGGATGTAACTCTGTTTTGGATTATATTGATGAGGTGCAGGGATCTGAAGAGGAAAGGAATAGGGTCATGGCTCAAGCTTTGGCTTTCCGGGGATATTTTTATTTTCACTTGATAAATTTGTATGGAAAACCTTACTCCGTGGGTAAAGATTCGCCGGGAGTACCTTTGAAGTTGACGGCCGAGATGGGGACAAGCGGAATGAAAAGGAACACGGTTGAGGAAGTTTATACGCGGATAATACAAGATTTATTGGAAGCGGAACGTTTGTTTAAGACATTGCCGGAAGGAGAGTGGAGTTTACAAAATAACCGGATCAATTTACCTTGTGTGCAATTACTTATTTCCCGCGTGTATTTGTATATGGAGAATTGGGCGCAGGCGTTGGCTTACGGGGAAAAAGTTATTACCGATTATGGTTACGAAGTATTGGATTTAAATGGAGAGCCTCTACCCAATGAGAAAATGAATCCTACTTATAGGAGTTATTATACTTGGGAAAATCCGGAGATTATATTTTTGTTTGGGAATCAAGGAGATGTATTGGAACTGCCACTAACAAGGGTTTATTATAGTGGAGATAAAGGTTTCACAAGTTATATCCCTGTCGTGGCTTCAGATAATTTAATAAGAACTTATGATCTTACGGATTTACGGCGAGATCATTATTTAATGTGGGAAGTAATAGATTATGGATATACTCCAAGGTATAAAAAGGCCGTGAGTAAATTTGAGGCTGTTAGTAATTACAATATAGAGGTTTCTTGGAATGGTGGAAAGTGGGGCGTTGCTTTTAAGGTCACAGAAGCTTATTTGAATGCGGCGGAGGGAGCTGCAATGCTTTATAAAGAAACGGGAAATGGAGAATTTCAAATGAAGGCTCAGGCTTTGCTTGATAAATTACGAGTGAAAAGGTTTAGTGCCGCGGCATTTGTGAGTACGGATATTAGTGCTGCGGATGAGTTGATCGCTTTTGTCCGGGATGAGCGTCGAAGAGAATTGTGTTTCGAGAATCATCGTTGGTTTGATTTGCGTCGCTATGGAATGGAAGAGATAAAACATGTTTGGTATGATGCTTCCGGCAATTCTTCCGAGTATGTGTTGGAGAAAAATGATCCTGGTTTCACGCTTCAGCTTCCGAATGAAGCTTTTGAATATAATTCTGGTTTGGAGCAAAATGAACCGAGAAAATGA
- a CDS encoding TlpA family protein disulfide reductase: protein MKIIVWCLCILFSINAFADGEEGAKVGDQSPDFEYEDKDGKIYSLKDFRGKYVLIDFWATYCAPCKKEIPYLEKIQEKFKKKNIFFVSIAIDLNKKEWIQFLEQNPLKGTQLVFDRKWLSFVHYYQVTTIPRYILLDKEGKVVHLDMPRPSNPEFEKILKSLKGL from the coding sequence ATGAAAATTATTGTATGGTGCTTGTGTATATTGTTTTCTATCAACGCTTTTGCTGATGGAGAAGAAGGGGCAAAAGTTGGAGATCAGTCTCCCGACTTTGAATATGAAGATAAAGATGGGAAAATCTATTCTTTAAAGGATTTTAGAGGGAAATACGTTTTGATTGATTTTTGGGCGACTTATTGCGCTCCCTGTAAAAAGGAGATTCCTTATCTGGAGAAGATTCAAGAGAAATTTAAAAAGAAGAATATCTTTTTTGTTAGTATCGCGATAGATCTCAATAAGAAGGAGTGGATTCAGTTTTTAGAACAAAATCCTTTAAAGGGAACTCAATTGGTGTTCGACCGGAAGTGGCTCTCTTTTGTACATTATTATCAGGTTACCACGATTCCTCGTTATATTTTGTTGGATAAAGAGGGTAAAGTGGTTCATTTGGATATGCCTCGTCCTTCGAATCCGGAGTTCGAGAAAATTCTGAAATCATTGAAGGGATTGTAA